In one Haloplanus salinus genomic region, the following are encoded:
- a CDS encoding NAD-binding protein, producing MAASRSDRFLGVRAAVGLTLLTGTLSMVTGIVHMGSPTGRPLVPFVPPVARATAGFTGTLTGFLLLGSALGLRRGLRAAWYSTLCLLVVSAGQGLVQASETSIPLVVLSVVALPAVALNRRRFDRSVDISATQLAALLALAGSQVYITTGAYALREEFGGIATLVDAVYFAVVTSSTVGYGDITPRTAVARLFGISALVVGTASFAIALGVLLTPAIEARLVKALGKMTQSELDLLDDHVLVLGYGDLTEAIIQELNDKAPFLVVVPDGDVAQRLSERGVDTLTGDTSDEATLQRVHVAEARAVVAATNDDAADALAILTVRHLAPDAHVVAAATHRENVDKLRRAGADTVISPASIGGHLLVESALGGRDVDTEAVADRLLDGS from the coding sequence ATGGCCGCGAGTCGGAGTGACCGGTTTCTCGGGGTCCGTGCGGCGGTTGGGCTGACGCTCCTTACCGGCACGCTCTCGATGGTGACGGGCATCGTCCACATGGGGTCGCCGACGGGGCGGCCGCTCGTCCCCTTCGTCCCGCCGGTGGCGCGTGCCACCGCGGGGTTCACCGGCACGCTCACCGGCTTCCTGTTGCTCGGGAGCGCACTCGGCCTCCGGCGAGGGCTGCGCGCCGCCTGGTACTCGACGCTCTGCCTGCTCGTCGTCTCGGCCGGACAGGGGCTGGTGCAGGCGAGCGAAACCTCGATACCCCTGGTGGTGCTGTCGGTGGTCGCGCTGCCCGCGGTGGCGCTCAACCGACGACGGTTCGACCGCTCGGTCGACATCTCTGCGACGCAGTTGGCCGCCCTGCTCGCACTCGCCGGCTCACAGGTCTACATCACGACCGGCGCGTACGCCCTCCGCGAGGAGTTCGGCGGTATCGCCACGCTCGTCGACGCCGTCTACTTCGCCGTCGTCACCTCCAGTACCGTCGGCTACGGCGACATCACGCCCCGGACGGCGGTGGCGCGGCTGTTCGGCATCTCGGCGCTCGTCGTCGGCACGGCGAGTTTCGCCATCGCCCTCGGTGTCCTGCTCACCCCCGCCATCGAAGCCCGACTCGTCAAGGCACTCGGAAAAATGACACAATCGGAACTCGACTTGCTCGACGATCACGTCCTCGTGCTCGGTTACGGCGACCTGACCGAGGCGATCATCCAGGAACTGAACGACAAAGCACCCTTTCTCGTCGTCGTCCCGGACGGCGACGTGGCCCAGCGACTGAGCGAGCGCGGCGTCGACACGCTCACCGGCGACACGAGCGACGAGGCGACGCTCCAGCGAGTCCACGTCGCCGAGGCCCGCGCCGTCGTCGCCGCGACGAACGACGACGCGGCGGACGCGCTCGCCATCCTGACGGTTCGCCACCTCGCGCCCGACGCACACGTCGTCGCGGCGGCGACCCACCGTGAGAACGTGGACAAACTGCGCCGCGCCGGCGCGGACACGGTCATCAGCCCCGCGAGCATCGGCGGGCACCTCCTCGTCGAGTCGGCGCTCGGGGGCCGGGACGTCGATACCGAAGCGGTCGCGGATCGGTTGCTCGACGGGAGTTAG
- a CDS encoding ubiquitin-like small modifier protein 1 has protein sequence MQWKLFADLAEVAGDREIRVDVDPGATVSDALDELFDVRPALQGRVLDDAGNVADHINVLRNGENVRSADGLETTLEAGDELALFPPVSGGRQ, from the coding sequence ATGCAGTGGAAGTTGTTCGCTGACCTCGCGGAGGTGGCCGGCGACCGGGAGATCCGTGTCGACGTCGATCCCGGCGCGACGGTGAGCGACGCCCTCGACGAACTGTTCGACGTCCGACCGGCCCTCCAGGGGCGTGTCCTCGACGACGCGGGGAACGTGGCCGACCACATCAACGTCCTCCGCAACGGGGAGAACGTGCGCTCGGCCGACGGTCTGGAGACGACGCTCGAAGCCGGCGACGAACTGGCGTTGTTCCCGCCGGTCAGTGGCGGGCGGCAGTAA
- a CDS encoding ubiquinol-cytochrome c reductase iron-sulfur subunit: MSADDKYPEESGRRRFVKGVVGGSALAGVGALGTVTVNSATASPGAGGGSTQAWAIENTDGPAPRGMPQIPIEIDSEGYIKGVWPDVETVTQGGRQVQVAEMDLGGSTYSSEWFQYCGVEGYAGIQPSYESDNYFRTGSNPAYDWQSNSKEEGDRFHVDDFSDYEEWGNGIGTAGTGKPASGRWRSEDADDVVPIQLLRSTRIEEAAQDNEWLQASTDQGFIAWLNKCTHFCCVPGYKQSADAARFGNADGVYCQCHQSIYDPFSLVQTLFVARPRPD; encoded by the coding sequence ATGAGCGCGGACGACAAATATCCCGAAGAGAGCGGCCGACGGCGGTTCGTCAAGGGCGTCGTCGGTGGCTCGGCGCTCGCCGGCGTGGGCGCCCTCGGGACGGTCACCGTCAACAGCGCAACTGCTTCGCCCGGTGCCGGTGGCGGGAGCACCCAGGCGTGGGCGATCGAGAACACCGACGGGCCGGCGCCCCGCGGGATGCCCCAGATCCCCATCGAGATCGACTCCGAGGGGTATATCAAGGGCGTCTGGCCGGACGTCGAGACCGTCACCCAGGGCGGCCGACAGGTCCAGGTCGCCGAGATGGACCTCGGCGGTTCCACGTACTCCTCCGAGTGGTTCCAGTACTGCGGCGTCGAGGGGTACGCGGGCATCCAGCCCAGCTACGAGAGCGACAACTACTTCCGCACCGGATCGAACCCCGCCTACGACTGGCAGTCCAACAGCAAGGAGGAGGGCGACCGCTTCCACGTCGACGACTTCAGCGACTACGAAGAGTGGGGCAACGGCATCGGCACCGCGGGCACCGGCAAGCCCGCGAGCGGCCGATGGCGCTCCGAAGACGCCGACGACGTCGTCCCGATTCAGCTCCTCCGGAGTACGCGCATCGAGGAGGCCGCACAGGACAACGAGTGGCTCCAGGCGAGTACCGACCAGGGCTTCATCGCGTGGCTCAACAAGTGTACCCACTTCTGCTGTGTGCCGGGGTACAAACAGTCCGCGGACGCCGCCCGATTCGGGAACGCGGACGGCGTCTACTGCCAGTGTCACCAGTCGATCTACGACCCGTTCAGCCTCGTCCAGACGCTGTTCGTCGCCCGGCCGCGGCCCGACTAA
- a CDS encoding aldo/keto reductase, with protein sequence MDVPRLGFGTYRLTDPAACASAVRTALETGYRHVDTAEYYENEAAVGEGIAASDVDRADVFLASKAWRDRLARDDFMESARERVDLLGVDALDLLYVHWPMGTYDPEETLAALVEAREAGLTDGLGLSNFTPAQLDEAIDHLGEPPLAHQVELHPLLQQEALRDHADRHGYRLVAYAPIARNAVADVPEIRDVAAKHDATPAQVSLAWVLAKGAVPIPKAGTPAHIRENYRALDVELDDEDVARIDGIEEERRIVDFPNAPWK encoded by the coding sequence ATGGACGTTCCACGACTCGGCTTCGGCACGTACCGGTTGACGGACCCGGCGGCGTGTGCAAGCGCCGTCCGGACCGCGCTGGAGACGGGCTATCGCCACGTCGACACCGCCGAATACTACGAGAACGAGGCCGCCGTCGGCGAGGGTATCGCCGCGAGCGACGTCGACCGCGCGGACGTCTTCCTCGCGTCGAAGGCGTGGCGCGACCGCCTCGCACGCGACGACTTCATGGAGAGCGCGCGCGAGCGGGTCGACCTGCTCGGCGTCGACGCCCTCGACCTCCTCTACGTCCACTGGCCGATGGGCACGTACGACCCGGAGGAGACGCTCGCGGCGCTGGTCGAGGCGCGCGAGGCGGGGCTGACCGACGGGCTCGGCCTCAGCAACTTCACGCCGGCACAGCTCGACGAGGCCATCGATCACCTCGGCGAACCGCCGCTGGCCCACCAGGTCGAACTCCACCCCCTGCTCCAGCAGGAGGCACTCCGCGACCACGCCGACCGCCACGGCTACCGGCTGGTGGCGTACGCGCCCATCGCGCGCAACGCCGTCGCGGACGTGCCCGAGATTCGCGACGTGGCGGCAAAACACGACGCGACGCCCGCACAGGTGTCGCTCGCGTGGGTGCTCGCCAAGGGGGCTGTCCCGATCCCGAAAGCTGGGACGCCGGCGCACATCCGCGAGAACTACCGCGCGCTCGACGTGGAGTTGGACGACGAGGACGTCGCCCGGATCGACGGCATCGAGGAGGAGAGACGGATCGTCGACTTCCCGAACGCACCGTGGAAATGA
- the pyrG gene encoding glutamine hydrolyzing CTP synthase has protein sequence MPTEPETGYDPELGRKFVFVTGGVMSGLGKGITAASTGRLLSNAGFDVTAVKIDPYLNVDAGTMNPYQHGEVYVLKDGGEVDLDLGNYERFLGTDMTFDHNVTTGKTYKHVIEKERAGDYLGNTVQIIPHITDDIKRRIREAAEGTDVCLIEVGGTVGDIEGMPYLEALRQFSHEEDDEDVLFAHVTLVPYSKNGEQKTKPTQHSVKELRSIGLQPDVLVGRCEDRLDPDTKEKIALFCDVPTDAVFSNPDVEDIYHVPLMVEDEGLDEYVMERLHIADEALPKSERDSQWRELVTRERTGEIDVALVGKYALEDAYMSIHEALKHAGIHAEVEVNVLWVDADEMRDHHTERLREADAVVVPGGFGSRGAEGKIEAIRYARENDVPFLGLCLGFQMAVVEYARNALGLDGAHSAEIDEETPYPVIDLLPEQYDLEDLGGTMRLGAHETEIRPGTLAHEVYGDDSCTERHRHRYEVNPEYIDDLEAGSLTFSGRAGNRMEIVELDDHPYFLGTQFHPEFRSRPDRASPPFVGFVEATLERVGAGREVEV, from the coding sequence ATGCCGACCGAACCCGAGACAGGGTACGACCCGGAGCTGGGTCGGAAGTTCGTTTTCGTAACGGGGGGTGTCATGTCCGGGCTCGGCAAGGGGATCACGGCCGCGAGCACCGGTCGCCTCCTGTCGAACGCGGGCTTCGACGTGACTGCGGTAAAGATCGATCCCTACCTCAACGTGGACGCGGGGACAATGAACCCCTACCAGCACGGGGAGGTGTACGTGTTGAAAGACGGGGGTGAGGTCGACCTCGACCTCGGCAACTACGAGCGCTTCCTCGGAACGGACATGACGTTCGACCACAACGTCACGACGGGGAAGACGTACAAACACGTCATCGAGAAGGAGCGGGCGGGCGACTACCTGGGCAATACGGTCCAGATCATCCCCCACATCACCGACGACATCAAGCGACGCATCCGCGAGGCCGCCGAAGGGACCGACGTGTGTCTCATCGAAGTCGGCGGCACCGTCGGCGACATCGAGGGGATGCCATACCTCGAAGCACTCCGCCAGTTCTCCCACGAGGAGGACGACGAGGACGTACTCTTCGCGCACGTGACGCTCGTCCCGTACTCCAAGAACGGCGAACAGAAGACCAAACCGACCCAGCACAGCGTGAAGGAACTGCGCTCCATCGGCCTCCAGCCGGACGTGTTGGTCGGCCGGTGCGAGGACCGCCTCGATCCCGACACCAAAGAGAAGATCGCGCTCTTCTGTGACGTGCCCACGGACGCCGTCTTCTCTAACCCCGACGTGGAGGATATCTACCACGTCCCTCTGATGGTCGAGGACGAGGGGCTGGACGAGTACGTGATGGAGCGGCTGCATATCGCGGACGAGGCGCTCCCGAAATCGGAGCGCGACAGCCAGTGGCGCGAACTCGTCACCCGGGAGCGAACGGGCGAGATCGACGTGGCGCTCGTCGGCAAGTACGCCCTCGAAGACGCGTACATGTCCATCCACGAGGCGCTGAAACACGCGGGGATCCACGCCGAGGTCGAGGTGAACGTCCTCTGGGTCGACGCCGACGAGATGCGCGACCACCACACCGAACGCCTCCGCGAGGCGGACGCGGTGGTCGTCCCCGGCGGGTTCGGCTCCCGCGGCGCCGAGGGGAAGATCGAGGCGATCCGCTACGCCCGCGAGAACGACGTGCCCTTCCTCGGTCTCTGTCTCGGCTTCCAGATGGCCGTCGTCGAGTACGCGCGGAACGCCCTCGGACTGGACGGCGCTCACTCCGCCGAAATCGACGAGGAGACGCCGTACCCCGTGATCGACCTCCTGCCCGAACAGTACGACCTGGAGGATCTCGGCGGGACGATGCGACTCGGCGCCCACGAGACCGAGATTCGGCCGGGAACGCTCGCCCACGAGGTGTACGGCGACGACTCGTGTACGGAGCGCCACCGCCACCGGTACGAGGTCAACCCGGAATACATCGACGACCTCGAAGCCGGTAGCCTCACCTTCTCCGGGCGCGCGGGCAACCGTATGGAGATCGTCGAACTCGACGACCACCCGTACTTCCTCGGGACGCAGTTCCACCCCGAGTTCCGGTCCCGTCCCGACCGCGCGAGTCCGCCGTTCGTCGGCTTCGTCGAAGCGACGCTCGAACGGGTCGGCGCCGGACGGGAGGTGGAGGTCTGA
- the guaA gene encoding glutamine-hydrolyzing GMP synthase, which produces MVDTESFVDEATAEIADAIGEENAIIALSGGVDSSVAAALAYRAIGDQLTPVYVDTGLMRKGETEGIRETFAFMDSLRIVDAKDRFLDALDGVTDPEEKRHVIGESFIREFEREAREADADYLVQGTIYPDRIESEGNIKSHHNVGGLPDVVDFEGIVEPVRDLYKDEVRQVARALDLEDVVSERMPFPGPGLAVRILGEVTEEKLDVAREACHVVEEEVEEHDPWQAFAAVIGKATGVKGDNRVHGWVVSVRSVESRDGMTARAQDLPWETLQRIQSRITGENDDVARVVYDVTHKPPATIEYE; this is translated from the coding sequence ATGGTCGATACCGAGAGCTTCGTCGACGAGGCCACCGCCGAAATCGCCGACGCGATCGGCGAGGAGAACGCCATCATCGCCCTCTCGGGCGGGGTCGACTCCTCGGTCGCGGCCGCGCTCGCCTACCGCGCCATCGGCGACCAGCTCACCCCCGTCTACGTCGACACCGGACTGATGCGCAAAGGCGAGACCGAGGGCATCCGGGAGACGTTCGCCTTCATGGATAGCCTCCGCATCGTCGACGCCAAGGACCGCTTCCTCGACGCCCTCGACGGCGTCACCGACCCCGAGGAGAAGCGCCACGTCATCGGCGAGTCGTTCATCCGGGAGTTCGAACGCGAGGCGCGTGAAGCCGACGCCGACTACCTCGTCCAGGGGACCATCTACCCCGACCGCATCGAGAGCGAGGGGAACATCAAATCCCACCACAACGTCGGCGGCCTCCCCGACGTGGTCGACTTCGAGGGCATCGTCGAACCCGTCCGCGACCTCTACAAGGACGAGGTGCGGCAGGTGGCGCGGGCGCTGGACCTAGAGGACGTGGTCTCCGAGCGGATGCCCTTCCCTGGCCCCGGTCTCGCCGTGCGCATCCTCGGCGAGGTGACCGAGGAGAAACTGGACGTGGCGCGCGAGGCGTGTCACGTCGTCGAGGAGGAGGTCGAGGAACACGATCCCTGGCAGGCCTTCGCGGCCGTCATCGGCAAGGCGACGGGCGTGAAAGGCGACAACCGGGTCCACGGCTGGGTCGTCTCGGTCCGCTCCGTCGAGAGCCGCGACGGCATGACCGCCCGTGCCCAGGACCTTCCCTGGGAGACGCTCCAGCGCATCCAGAGCCGCATCACGGGCGAGAACGACGACGTCGCGCGGGTCGTCTACGACGTGACGCACAAACCGCCCGCGACCATCGAGTACGAGTGA
- a CDS encoding DUF7126 family protein: MTRAILAGPDRDGLGAALEVQGLDVTRVEGILTASVLDGAGVADADLFVLTDLDEATAIPVVKDRNPDARVVVYSHDSLPNFARGQADLAMDPDLFGVDMVAEELA, translated from the coding sequence GTGACCCGAGCCATCCTCGCCGGCCCGGACCGGGACGGCCTCGGCGCCGCCTTGGAGGTGCAAGGGCTCGACGTGACGCGTGTCGAGGGCATCCTCACCGCGTCGGTCCTCGACGGCGCCGGCGTCGCCGACGCCGACCTGTTCGTCCTCACGGACCTCGACGAGGCGACGGCCATCCCGGTGGTCAAGGACCGGAACCCCGACGCTCGGGTCGTCGTCTACAGCCACGACTCGTTGCCGAACTTCGCGCGCGGGCAGGCCGACCTCGCCATGGATCCCGACCTGTTCGGGGTCGACATGGTGGCCGAAGAACTGGCCTGA
- a CDS encoding cupin domain-containing protein, protein MTLDVLETLDPDDEEVLTAELVVSDDVLVKAFALGPGAELRPHEHGDSTNVFHVLDGTVTVIQGEAEEAIAAPGVVPNDRGVVHGARNDTDDVVVFTASLCPMPGSG, encoded by the coding sequence ATGACGCTCGACGTACTGGAGACGCTCGACCCGGACGACGAGGAGGTCCTGACGGCCGAGCTGGTCGTCAGCGACGACGTGCTGGTGAAGGCGTTCGCGCTGGGGCCGGGCGCCGAACTGCGCCCGCACGAACACGGCGACAGCACGAACGTCTTTCACGTGTTGGACGGGACGGTGACGGTGATCCAGGGGGAGGCCGAGGAGGCTATCGCGGCGCCCGGCGTCGTCCCCAACGACCGCGGCGTCGTCCACGGCGCCCGCAACGACACCGACGACGTGGTCGTCTTCACTGCGAGCCTCTGTCCGATGCCGGGTTCGGGCTGA
- a CDS encoding beta-ribofuranosylaminobenzene 5'-phosphate synthase family protein, producing MTRASVTGYARLHFGFCNLSLARERLYGSVGVGLDRPSIRVTATPAADVRCAHPTVREYAARSVDLLDVSGADLTVESEFPRHVGLGSGTQFALATLVAVARAHDETVDAREAAPELGRGGRSGIGVATFDDGGFVLDAGHPTTRFTTDRPALGRWSVPPVAARHPIPDDWRFLVVVPDASAGPSGDDEDRSMRSAVESASPSQSDRLAGVIARRVLPAITEGSAERFGAAVADVGRLNGTWYADEQGGVYRPPAGELVAALDDSPTVYGAGQSSWGPAVYGVTDAERAAAAREAGRAALDAAGVDGRVLVAEGRNRGASVDAERRND from the coding sequence ATGACCCGCGCTAGCGTCACGGGGTACGCGCGGCTCCACTTCGGCTTCTGCAACCTGAGCCTCGCGCGCGAACGACTCTACGGGAGTGTGGGCGTCGGTCTCGACCGCCCGTCGATTCGCGTTACGGCGACGCCGGCCGCCGACGTACGCTGTGCGCATCCGACGGTCCGCGAGTACGCAGCACGATCCGTCGACCTGCTCGACGTCTCCGGCGCCGACCTGACCGTCGAAAGCGAGTTCCCCCGGCACGTGGGGCTCGGGAGCGGGACGCAGTTCGCGCTCGCGACGCTCGTCGCCGTCGCGCGGGCACACGACGAGACGGTCGACGCCCGCGAGGCGGCGCCGGAGCTGGGGCGCGGCGGGCGCTCGGGCATCGGCGTCGCCACCTTCGACGACGGCGGGTTCGTCCTCGACGCCGGCCACCCGACCACCCGGTTCACCACCGACCGCCCGGCGCTCGGCCGGTGGTCGGTGCCGCCGGTAGCGGCCCGGCATCCGATCCCCGACGACTGGCGGTTCCTGGTCGTCGTTCCCGACGCCTCTGCGGGACCGAGCGGCGACGACGAGGATCGCAGCATGCGTTCGGCGGTCGAGTCGGCGTCGCCGTCGCAGAGCGACCGACTGGCGGGGGTGATCGCCCGCCGGGTTCTACCGGCGATCACGGAGGGGTCGGCCGAGCGCTTCGGCGCCGCCGTCGCCGACGTCGGCCGGCTCAACGGGACGTGGTACGCCGACGAACAGGGCGGCGTCTACCGGCCGCCGGCGGGTGAACTCGTCGCGGCGCTCGACGACTCGCCCACCGTCTACGGCGCGGGACAGTCGTCGTGGGGGCCGGCAGTGTACGGCGTGACCGACGCCGAGCGAGCGGCCGCGGCGCGGGAGGCGGGCCGCGCCGCCCTCGACGCGGCGGGCGTCGACGGGCGGGTGCTCGTCGCCGAGGGTCGAAACCGAGGGGCGTCGGTCGATGCCGAGCGCCGCAACGACTAA